The following are encoded together in the Bradymonas sediminis genome:
- a CDS encoding DEAD/DEAH box helicase, whose amino-acid sequence MTALRAVLGEVAECVGTDECVAGDLTLLLPSSKHGPQGSPRLVRDEEPDPTFDRLAPWTVPTLALKPGEAPSLLGALPEEFDAALLGDSLRYWRVAARLAEEFVRAGRVLPGVKLGDDGARAVWRALPATAEDFARLQAMRDAMPPMARAGVNEAIARSAKDDGWESVDMPSARRVLVAHLNELVDALVREKLLAGGAQTGSHQSHTVHQQWLHALASTDGALNAAARDLASLGEDLHTWTQPLRATEERGMRLCFRLAPPEPDVEDAPDFDDGVVSLPPDPWRVDFLLQATDDPSLLIEAAVVWQSSGRTLKVLERNLEHPQEALLEELGRALRLFPALEGALHTAKPTHVDLSAGEAYAFLNTSAPVLEQSGFGIIVPAWWGQPERRLGAKLKVRSKSSSDPRSSTHGLGVSQLCEFHWEVALGNQELSREELERLAELKMPLVRMRGQWVSLRPEDIARALRLFDAGEGGQMTAGEAIRTGLGLEGGAGALPVIAHEFEGWLGEFLERDFDAQLADATTPDGFNGVLRPYQERGVAWLGYLEQLGFGACLADDMGLGKTIQVLAKMVEERGERASAGTNTIGTTMVVCPLSVVGNWRREAHKFAPMLQVYVHHGPERLRDDKLLEAIAQADLIITTYGVVRSDVEELSGIAWHRVVLDEAQKIKNSSAGRTQAVRALSARRRLALTGTPVENRLLELWSIMQFLNPGLLGSAQAFDKKIAKPIESQGDAHKAELLRRLTGPFILRRLKTDKSIISDLPEKIEIKEYCNLTREQATLYRAVVEEMLARIERADKVERQGLILVLMTQLKQVCNHPAQFLQDSSAIDARSGKLERLERLAEEILDAGDKALIFTQYTEMGGLIRRQLQQKLGRRVLYLHGATPQRQRDAMVEQFQSPEGPPFFLLSLHAGGTGLTLTAANHVIHYDRWWNPAVENQATDRAFRIGQTANVQVRKFICAGTIEERIDGIIERKKHLADQVLTSGEGWLMKLSTDELRELVELSEETLI is encoded by the coding sequence CGTCGCCGGGGATCTAACGCTTCTTTTGCCGTCGAGCAAACATGGACCGCAGGGATCGCCGCGGCTTGTGCGCGACGAGGAGCCCGACCCCACATTCGATCGCCTCGCGCCGTGGACGGTGCCGACGCTTGCGCTGAAGCCTGGCGAGGCGCCAAGCCTGCTGGGCGCGCTTCCGGAGGAATTCGACGCCGCCTTGCTCGGCGATTCGCTGCGCTATTGGCGCGTTGCGGCCAGGTTGGCCGAGGAGTTTGTGCGTGCGGGGCGGGTGCTACCGGGCGTTAAGCTTGGCGATGACGGCGCGCGCGCGGTGTGGCGCGCGCTGCCGGCAACCGCAGAGGATTTTGCGCGGTTGCAGGCGATGCGCGATGCGATGCCGCCGATGGCGCGGGCGGGCGTCAACGAGGCGATCGCTCGGAGCGCGAAGGATGATGGCTGGGAGTCTGTGGATATGCCGTCGGCCCGGCGGGTTCTCGTCGCTCATCTTAATGAGCTTGTCGACGCTCTGGTGCGTGAGAAGTTGCTTGCCGGCGGCGCGCAGACCGGTTCGCATCAATCTCACACGGTGCACCAACAATGGCTTCACGCGCTCGCCAGCACCGATGGGGCACTCAACGCCGCTGCAAGAGACTTAGCTTCGCTGGGCGAAGACCTCCACACCTGGACACAGCCACTTCGGGCTACCGAAGAGCGAGGCATGCGTCTTTGCTTTAGACTCGCACCACCCGAGCCTGACGTTGAGGATGCGCCGGATTTCGACGATGGCGTCGTGTCGCTCCCCCCCGATCCATGGCGGGTCGATTTTTTGCTGCAAGCAACCGATGACCCGAGTTTGCTGATTGAAGCGGCGGTCGTCTGGCAATCCAGCGGGAGGACTCTGAAAGTCCTCGAGCGAAATCTGGAGCATCCCCAGGAGGCGTTGCTTGAGGAATTGGGGCGTGCGCTGCGGCTCTTTCCTGCCCTCGAAGGCGCCCTGCACACAGCAAAACCCACACACGTCGACTTGTCCGCGGGCGAGGCCTATGCGTTTTTGAACACGAGTGCGCCGGTGTTGGAGCAATCGGGTTTTGGCATCATCGTGCCCGCCTGGTGGGGGCAGCCGGAGCGGCGACTCGGCGCAAAGCTCAAAGTTCGCTCGAAGAGTTCCAGCGACCCGCGAAGTTCAACTCACGGGCTGGGCGTGAGCCAACTATGTGAATTTCACTGGGAGGTGGCGCTCGGCAACCAGGAGTTGTCGCGCGAAGAGCTCGAACGGCTCGCCGAGCTCAAAATGCCGCTGGTGCGCATGCGTGGGCAATGGGTATCGCTTCGGCCCGAAGATATCGCGCGTGCGCTGCGCCTCTTTGATGCGGGCGAGGGCGGCCAAATGACGGCGGGCGAGGCGATCCGCACCGGGCTGGGATTGGAGGGCGGCGCTGGGGCGCTTCCGGTCATCGCGCATGAATTCGAGGGCTGGCTCGGCGAGTTTCTGGAGCGTGATTTCGACGCCCAACTCGCCGACGCGACGACGCCAGACGGGTTTAATGGAGTCTTGCGACCCTATCAGGAGCGAGGCGTCGCCTGGCTGGGCTATCTTGAGCAGCTCGGTTTTGGCGCCTGCCTCGCCGACGATATGGGACTCGGAAAGACGATCCAGGTGCTGGCCAAAATGGTCGAAGAGCGTGGCGAGCGGGCATCCGCCGGGACGAATACAATCGGGACGACGATGGTCGTCTGCCCACTCTCCGTGGTGGGCAATTGGCGGCGCGAGGCGCATAAATTTGCGCCCATGCTTCAGGTTTATGTGCATCACGGCCCCGAGCGGCTCCGCGACGATAAGCTCTTGGAGGCGATCGCCCAGGCGGATCTGATCATCACGACCTATGGGGTGGTGCGAAGCGACGTCGAGGAACTCAGCGGGATCGCGTGGCATCGGGTTGTGCTAGACGAGGCTCAGAAGATCAAAAATAGCTCAGCCGGGCGCACTCAGGCTGTCCGCGCTCTATCGGCGCGACGTCGCCTCGCCCTGACCGGCACGCCGGTTGAGAATAGGCTGCTTGAGCTGTGGTCGATCATGCAGTTTTTGAACCCCGGCTTGCTCGGCTCGGCCCAGGCGTTTGACAAAAAAATCGCAAAGCCGATCGAATCGCAGGGCGACGCGCACAAGGCCGAGCTTTTGCGCAGGCTCACCGGGCCGTTTATACTGCGCCGGCTCAAGACCGACAAAAGCATCATTTCCGACCTACCTGAGAAGATCGAAATCAAAGAGTATTGCAATCTTACTCGGGAGCAGGCGACCCTCTATAGGGCGGTCGTCGAGGAGATGCTTGCGCGCATTGAGCGCGCCGATAAGGTCGAGCGCCAGGGACTTATTCTGGTGCTGATGACGCAGCTCAAACAGGTCTGCAATCACCCGGCGCAATTTCTCCAAGACAGCTCCGCCATCGACGCCCGCTCGGGCAAACTTGAGCGGCTCGAAAGGCTCGCCGAGGAGATTCTGGACGCCGGCGATAAGGCGCTCATCTTCACCCAATACACCGAGATGGGCGGGTTGATTCGCCGGCAACTCCAGCAAAAGCTGGGCCGGCGCGTCCTTTATCTGCACGGCGCCACGCCGCAACGCCAGCGCGACGCGATGGTCGAGCAATTCCAATCGCCCGAGGGGCCGCCGTTCTTCTTGCTCTCGCTTCACGCTGGCGGCACCGGCCTGACATTGACGGCGGCCAACCACGTGATTCACTACGATCGCTGGTGGAATCCGGCGGTCGAAAACCAGGCGACCGACCGCGCGTTTCGCATCGGACAGACCGCCAATGTTCAGGTGCGCAAATTTATCTGCGCCGGGACTATTGAAGAGCGAATCGACGGCATCATTGAGCGCAAAAAACACCTCGCCGACCAGGTGCTCACCAGCGGCGAGGGATGGCTGATGAAATTATCCACCGACGAACTCCGCGAGCTGGTCGAACTCTCCGAGGAAACCCTGATATGA
- a CDS encoding SWIM zinc finger family protein, protein MSWHYFPKSTPRKVDGGIKSKNRRGEIGEQWWSRRFVEVVESFSISSRIKRGKRYARGGQVLSMDVHDGMATAQVQGSRATPYEVQISGASLGDDDWKRVEKTLAERAGFAAQLLAGQMPADIEEAFEACAFSLFPSSYEEMETRCNCPDYANPCKHIAAVFYILAEKFDEDPFLIFRWRGRSRDTLLEHLRQLRSVGSDATAQGEILADTATPLSDCLDHFWRAGNQLAQVQAHPAHAEVPDTVLRQLGKPAGGIGKVYEELGALYGLIVGDDPDSHGG, encoded by the coding sequence ATGAGTTGGCATTACTTCCCAAAGAGCACACCGCGCAAGGTCGACGGCGGCATTAAATCAAAGAACAGGCGCGGCGAGATTGGTGAACAATGGTGGTCACGCCGCTTCGTCGAGGTGGTCGAATCCTTTAGCATCAGCAGCCGCATCAAGCGCGGAAAACGCTACGCCCGCGGCGGCCAGGTCCTCTCGATGGACGTCCATGACGGCATGGCGACCGCCCAGGTCCAGGGGTCGCGCGCCACGCCATACGAAGTCCAAATCAGCGGGGCCTCACTCGGCGACGATGACTGGAAACGCGTTGAAAAAACATTGGCAGAGCGCGCCGGCTTCGCCGCACAACTGCTGGCCGGCCAGATGCCCGCCGATATCGAAGAGGCATTTGAAGCCTGCGCGTTCTCGCTCTTTCCGAGCTCCTACGAGGAGATGGAAACCCGTTGCAACTGCCCCGACTACGCCAACCCCTGCAAGCATATCGCGGCGGTCTTTTATATCCTGGCCGAGAAATTCGACGAGGACCCATTTCTGATCTTTCGCTGGCGCGGCCGCTCCCGCGACACCCTGCTCGAACACCTGCGCCAACTGCGAAGTGTTGGAAGCGATGCGACGGCGCAAGGCGAAATTTTAGCCGACACGGCGACGCCCCTGAGCGATTGCCTCGACCATTTTTGGCGCGCAGGAAACCAGCTTGCGCAGGTTCAGGCGCACCCGGCTCATGCTGAAGTCCCCGACACGGTACTTCGTCAGCTGGGAAAACCGGCAGGCGGGATCGGCAAGGTCTATGAAGAGCTTGGCGCGTTGTATGGGTTGATTGTCGGGGATGATCCGGATTCACATGGTGGGTGA
- a CDS encoding valine--tRNA ligase, translating to MKIDQSYNPVEVEAEWYDYWVDKGYFHADETSDKEPFTIVIPPPNVTGRLHMGHALFVTLQDMMIRQKRMQGFETLWLPGTDHAGIATQVMVERQLAEEGTNRHEIGREEFMKRAWAWKEEHGGQIIDQLKRMGASCDWERERFTLDDGLNRSVNEAFVKLYNDGLIYRGLRMVDWDPVGQTVLSDLEVDREEESGHMWYFKYPLSDGSGHITIGTTRPETMLGDTAVAVHPDDERYQGLIGKTLDLPIVGRKIPIIADSVLPDPEKGTGAVKITPAHDPNDWECGERHELEVIQVIGFDATMNENAPEDFVGLDRYDARKLVVKKLKELGLFDRVEDTQFAPGRSERTGVVVEPLPMLQWFVNAEPMAKKATDAVESGRTEIIPAVWKKTYDHFMYNIRPWCISRQLWWGHQIPAWYCDDCEEVIVSLDPPTACPKCASENLTRDPDVLDTWFSSALWPFSTMGWPEETATLKKFYPTQVMETGFDILFFWVARMMMMGLWLMDDVPFEKVFLHAMVRDKEGNKMSKTKGNVVDPLHMIYGADAKELDAKIHAELLNQYPDGVGPQGADALRFTLAIYAAAGRDIKLDIKRIEGYRAFLNKLWNAARFALMNLEGYEAPAYQTYLDAWTDADAMPFDADALSVADRWILSRCEQTVGAVTKALDEFQFNEAAQLLYKFVWNELCDWYIELSKDVLHDGQDAAPAAQKAARDTLTYVLDATLRLMHPITPFITEDIWQALPHADDAPDSVMIAPWPVSRADSDFAKENAQSAAQMDQVIELITAIRAVRGETNVKPGRVIETVYFVTADADAAAAITAGESYIQRLAKAENIVIQSPADAGAVEGAATAVRGAVEIRIPLLGLIDVTEELARLDKELARVQGDIKYVTGKLGNARFVDNAPEAIVAKERAKHAQYLEEQAALMASRKDLEALAGGE from the coding sequence ATGAAGATCGATCAAAGCTACAATCCCGTCGAAGTCGAAGCCGAGTGGTACGATTATTGGGTCGATAAGGGGTATTTTCATGCCGACGAGACCAGCGATAAAGAGCCGTTTACCATCGTGATTCCGCCGCCCAACGTCACCGGCCGGCTGCATATGGGGCACGCGCTCTTCGTGACCCTGCAGGATATGATGATCCGCCAGAAGCGCATGCAGGGGTTTGAGACGCTGTGGCTGCCGGGCACCGACCACGCGGGCATCGCCACGCAAGTCATGGTCGAGCGCCAGCTCGCCGAAGAGGGGACAAATCGCCACGAGATCGGGCGCGAAGAGTTCATGAAGCGCGCCTGGGCCTGGAAGGAAGAGCACGGCGGCCAGATCATCGACCAGCTCAAGCGCATGGGCGCCTCCTGCGATTGGGAGCGCGAGCGCTTTACCCTGGACGATGGCTTAAACCGCTCGGTGAACGAGGCCTTCGTGAAGCTTTATAACGACGGCCTCATCTACCGCGGCCTGCGCATGGTCGACTGGGACCCGGTGGGCCAGACCGTGCTGTCGGACCTCGAGGTCGACCGCGAGGAAGAGAGCGGTCATATGTGGTATTTCAAATATCCCTTGAGCGACGGCTCCGGGCATATCACCATCGGCACGACGCGCCCCGAGACGATGCTCGGCGACACCGCGGTGGCCGTGCACCCCGACGACGAGCGCTACCAGGGGCTCATCGGCAAGACCCTCGACCTGCCGATCGTTGGGCGAAAAATCCCGATCATCGCCGACTCCGTGTTGCCCGACCCCGAGAAGGGCACCGGCGCTGTCAAGATCACGCCTGCGCATGACCCCAACGACTGGGAATGCGGCGAGCGCCATGAGCTTGAGGTGATCCAGGTGATTGGGTTCGACGCGACGATGAACGAGAACGCCCCCGAGGACTTCGTGGGGCTGGACCGCTACGACGCGCGCAAGCTCGTGGTCAAAAAGCTCAAGGAACTCGGCCTCTTTGACCGCGTCGAGGACACCCAATTCGCCCCGGGTCGCAGCGAGCGCACCGGCGTGGTCGTCGAGCCGCTGCCCATGCTTCAGTGGTTCGTCAACGCCGAGCCGATGGCCAAAAAGGCCACCGACGCGGTCGAGTCCGGGCGCACCGAGATCATCCCGGCGGTCTGGAAGAAGACCTACGACCACTTCATGTATAATATCCGCCCCTGGTGCATCAGCCGCCAGTTGTGGTGGGGCCACCAGATCCCGGCCTGGTATTGCGACGATTGCGAAGAGGTCATCGTCAGCCTGGACCCGCCGACCGCTTGCCCGAAATGCGCCAGCGAGAATCTCACCCGCGACCCGGACGTGCTCGACACCTGGTTCTCCAGCGCGCTGTGGCCCTTCTCGACCATGGGCTGGCCGGAAGAGACCGCGACGCTCAAGAAATTCTACCCCACCCAGGTCATGGAGACCGGATTTGATATCCTGTTCTTCTGGGTCGCCCGCATGATGATGATGGGCCTGTGGCTGATGGACGATGTGCCCTTCGAGAAGGTCTTCTTGCACGCGATGGTGCGCGACAAAGAGGGCAATAAGATGTCGAAGACCAAGGGCAACGTGGTCGACCCGCTGCATATGATCTACGGCGCCGACGCCAAGGAGCTCGACGCCAAGATCCACGCCGAGCTTCTGAACCAATACCCCGACGGCGTCGGCCCCCAGGGCGCCGACGCGCTGCGCTTCACGCTGGCGATCTACGCGGCGGCCGGGCGCGACATCAAGCTCGACATCAAACGCATCGAGGGCTACCGCGCGTTCCTGAACAAGCTGTGGAACGCCGCGCGCTTCGCCCTGATGAACCTTGAGGGCTACGAGGCCCCGGCCTACCAGACCTATCTGGACGCCTGGACCGACGCCGACGCGATGCCGTTTGACGCCGACGCGCTGTCGGTCGCGGACCGCTGGATCTTGAGCCGCTGCGAGCAGACGGTGGGCGCGGTGACCAAGGCCCTGGACGAATTCCAATTCAACGAGGCCGCCCAGCTGCTGTATAAATTCGTGTGGAACGAGCTCTGCGACTGGTATATCGAGCTGAGCAAAGACGTCTTGCACGACGGCCAGGACGCCGCGCCCGCCGCTCAAAAGGCCGCGCGCGACACCCTGACCTACGTCCTCGACGCCACGCTGCGCCTGATGCACCCGATCACGCCGTTCATCACCGAGGATATCTGGCAGGCGCTTCCGCACGCCGACGACGCCCCGGACAGCGTCATGATCGCCCCCTGGCCGGTGTCGCGCGCGGACTCGGACTTCGCCAAGGAGAACGCCCAATCGGCCGCCCAGATGGACCAGGTCATCGAGCTCATCACGGCCATCCGCGCGGTGCGCGGCGAGACGAACGTCAAGCCCGGCCGGGTCATCGAGACGGTGTATTTCGTGACCGCCGACGCCGACGCGGCCGCCGCCATCACCGCCGGCGAAAGCTATATCCAGCGCCTGGCCAAGGCCGAGAATATCGTCATCCAAAGCCCCGCCGACGCCGGCGCGGTCGAGGGCGCGGCCACCGCGGTGCGCGGCGCCGTCGAGATCCGCATCCCGCTGCTCGGCCTCATCGACGTCACCGAGGAGCTCGCGCGCCTCGACAAAGAGCTCGCCCGGGTCCAGGGCGACATCAAATATGTCACCGGCAAGCTCGGAAACGCGCGCTTTGTCGACAACGCGCCCGAGGCCATCGTCGCCAAGGAGCGCGCCAAGCACGCCCAATATCTTGAGGAGCAGGCCGCGCTGATGGCGTCGCGCAAGGATCTTGAGGCGCTGGCCGGTGGCGAGTAA